The following are from one region of the Baumannia cicadellinicola str. Hc (Homalodisca coagulata) genome:
- the nuoJ gene encoding NADH-quinone oxidoreductase subunit J produces the protein MELALYFFGLVAIFSALRVITHNKPMHALLYLIITILAIAGVFFVIGAYFAGALEIIVYAGAVVVLFIFVVMMINIHCSEQINILRQPIISIIYFILPLILLLAILLYIFWSTSNDSINNQLIDTKTVGVLLFGPYILAVDLASMLLLAGLVVAFHLGYDAAQRR, from the coding sequence ATGGAACTAGCATTATACTTTTTTGGCCTAGTAGCCATATTCTCTGCTTTACGTGTAATTACTCATAATAAACCAATGCATGCATTATTGTATCTAATAATTACAATACTAGCTATTGCTGGTGTTTTTTTTGTAATTGGTGCTTATTTTGCTGGAGCTCTAGAAATAATAGTCTACGCTGGTGCTGTTGTGGTGCTATTTATATTTGTGGTTATGATGATTAATATTCATTGTAGTGAGCAGATAAATATACTACGACAACCGATAATATCCATTATATATTTTATACTACCTTTAATATTACTACTAGCTATCTTATTGTATATTTTTTGGTCTACAAGTAATGATAGTATTAATAACCAGCTGATAGACACTAAAACTGTAGGAGTATTATTATTTGGACCTTATATATTAGCTGTTGATTTAGCGTCAATGCTACTACTAGCTGGTTTGGTAGTAGCATTTCATCTTGGGTATGATGCAGCACAAAGAAGATAA
- the nuoG gene encoding NADH-quinone oxidoreductase subunit NuoG, producing the protein MVTISIDGKKYDVHESKNLLEACLSLGLDVPYFCWHPALGSAGACRLCAIKQYQNIEDIEGKLVMSCMTPVLAGTVISINENEAKQFRQRIIELLMINHPHDCPVCEEGGNCHLQDMTVMTGHCVRRYRFTKRTHNNQYLGPFISHEMNRCITCYRCVRFYKDYANGTDFGVYGTHDNVYFGRLQSGVLESEFAGNLVEICPTGVFTDKTHSKRYNRKWDMQFAPSICQQCSIGCNISPGERYGELRRIDNRYNGNVNHYFLCDIGRFGYGYVNLKNRPRQPLLRRGNDWITLNTEQALISAANLLREANKIIGIGSARASIESNFALRELVGKNNFYIGISDNEQNQLLLMLKVLRNSGIYTPSLREIESYDAVLVLGEDITQTGARIALAVRQAVKNPARAMAASKKIFDWQVAAIKNVGQQAKSLLFITNVDSTKLDDIATWSYHAPVDDQARLGFAIAHALDKNAPAVNNLDPALQSKITLIVEALLEANKPLIISGSHAGSEAIIAAAANIARALKNRGNKVGISFIASSVNSMGMAIMGGGNLNHALIEIEQGTVDSVIVLENDLYRHALAPRIDQALTKVKNLIVIDHQRTALLNKANLIFSAASFVESNGTVINQEGRAQRFFQVYDPAYYNPKALLLASWRWLHLIHITYLSRSEKWTKLDHIINHIVKTIPQLAKIKDIAPDANFRIHGQKLAREPHRYSGRTAMITHLNVHEPQIAQDHETMFTFSMEGNNDPFAPRQQIAFSWAPGWNSPQSWNKFQDEIGGHLRYGDPGVRLLEMSDDQLDWFKIIPPAFIPKLNETWRIAPYWHLFGSDETSQLSPIIQQYMPTPYVVINRIDAIRLGLNHRSQLTFSYGSQEWCLPIRFSDNLNSGQLGLPLGFPGIPPILAGLSVQNLREINV; encoded by the coding sequence ATGGTTACCATTAGTATAGACGGCAAAAAGTATGATGTTCATGAATCAAAAAATCTACTAGAAGCCTGTCTTTCCCTCGGTCTAGATGTTCCTTATTTTTGTTGGCATCCAGCACTAGGCAGTGCTGGTGCTTGTCGTCTTTGTGCTATTAAGCAATATCAAAACATCGAGGATATTGAAGGTAAATTAGTTATGTCTTGCATGACACCAGTATTAGCTGGAACAGTTATTTCTATTAACGAAAATGAAGCTAAACAATTTCGTCAACGTATAATTGAATTACTGATGATTAATCACCCGCATGACTGTCCAGTGTGCGAAGAAGGTGGAAACTGTCATCTACAGGACATGACAGTAATGACAGGCCATTGTGTACGCCGTTATAGATTTACTAAGCGTACTCATAATAATCAATATCTAGGTCCATTCATTTCACATGAAATGAACCGCTGTATAACGTGTTACCGCTGTGTACGTTTTTATAAAGATTATGCTAATGGAACGGATTTCGGAGTTTACGGGACTCATGATAATGTTTACTTTGGACGTTTGCAATCTGGGGTACTAGAGAGTGAGTTTGCTGGTAATCTAGTAGAAATTTGTCCTACTGGCGTTTTTACTGATAAAACTCACTCGAAACGATATAATCGTAAATGGGATATGCAGTTCGCACCGAGTATCTGCCAACAGTGTAGTATTGGTTGTAATATTAGCCCAGGTGAAAGATACGGAGAGTTACGCCGCATTGATAATCGTTATAACGGTAACGTTAACCACTACTTCTTGTGTGATATTGGCCGTTTTGGTTATGGTTATGTTAACTTAAAAAATCGCCCACGTCAGCCATTGCTGCGACGTGGTAATGATTGGATTACTCTTAATACTGAACAAGCATTGATATCTGCGGCAAATTTATTACGTGAAGCAAATAAAATCATAGGTATTGGATCAGCACGTGCAAGTATTGAAAGCAATTTTGCTTTACGTGAACTAGTAGGAAAAAATAATTTTTATATAGGTATTTCAGACAATGAACAAAATCAACTATTATTAATGCTTAAAGTCTTACGTAACAGTGGAATTTATACTCCTTCTCTAAGAGAAATAGAAAGCTATGATGCTGTATTAGTTCTAGGTGAAGATATTACACAGACTGGTGCTCGTATAGCACTAGCAGTTCGTCAGGCAGTTAAAAACCCAGCACGTGCAATGGCTGCATCGAAAAAAATATTCGACTGGCAAGTTGCCGCAATAAAAAATGTTGGACAACAGGCAAAAAGCTTACTTTTTATTACAAATGTTGATTCGACTAAATTAGATGATATCGCAACTTGGAGTTATCATGCTCCTGTAGATGATCAAGCAAGGTTAGGTTTTGCTATTGCTCACGCTTTGGATAAAAATGCTCCAGCAGTCAATAATTTAGATCCAGCACTACAAAGTAAGATTACATTAATAGTAGAAGCTCTACTTGAAGCAAATAAACCATTAATTATTTCAGGTAGTCACGCTGGTAGTGAGGCTATCATTGCGGCAGCTGCTAATATTGCTCGTGCACTTAAAAACCGCGGTAACAAAGTGGGTATTAGCTTTATTGCTTCTAGTGTTAATAGTATGGGCATGGCTATAATGGGCGGTGGTAACCTAAATCATGCTTTAATTGAAATTGAGCAAGGTACTGTTGATAGTGTTATTGTCCTAGAAAATGATCTTTATCGACATGCACTAGCTCCGCGTATTGACCAAGCCTTAACAAAGGTAAAGAATTTAATAGTTATTGATCATCAGCGTACTGCTTTACTGAATAAAGCAAATTTAATCTTCTCTGCTGCTTCTTTTGTAGAAAGTAATGGTACAGTTATTAACCAAGAAGGACGAGCACAACGCTTTTTTCAGGTATATGATCCTGCTTACTATAATCCTAAAGCATTGCTTTTAGCAAGCTGGCGATGGTTACATTTAATACATATAACTTATCTTAGTCGCTCCGAAAAATGGACAAAACTCGACCATATCATTAATCATATAGTAAAAACTATACCACAATTAGCTAAAATTAAGGATATTGCTCCGGATGCTAATTTTCGTATTCATGGTCAAAAATTAGCTCGTGAACCACATCGCTATAGTGGTCGTACTGCAATGATTACACATCTGAACGTACATGAACCACAAATCGCACAAGATCATGAGACAATGTTTACTTTTTCTATGGAAGGTAATAACGATCCATTTGCACCACGTCAGCAAATCGCATTTAGTTGGGCTCCCGGCTGGAACTCACCACAATCTTGGAATAAATTCCAAGACGAGATTGGTGGTCATTTGCGTTATGGCGATCCCGGAGTAAGGTTGCTAGAAATGAGTGATGATCAATTAGACTGGTTTAAAATCATTCCACCTGCTTTTATACCCAAACTAAATGAAACTTGGCGCATTGCACCTTATTGGCATCTGTTTGGCAGTGATGAAACTTCGCAACTATCGCCAATAATACAACAATACATGCCAACACCTTACGTAGTAATTAACCGAATAGATGCGATTAGACTAGGTCTAAATCATAGATCACAACTAACTTTTAGTTATGGTAGTCAAGAGTGGTGTCTACCCATACGATTCAGTGATAACTTAAACAGTGGTCAGTTAGGTTTACCTCTTGGTTTTCCTGGTATTCCTCCGATATTAGCGGGATTAAGTGTTCAAAATCTACGAGAGATTAATGTATGA
- the nuoF gene encoding NADH-quinone oxidoreductase subunit NuoF, translating to MKIIRQPEISPLTWRLRDDHQPVWLDEYKSKNGYVGAHKALKQTPDEIISLIKNSGLKGRGGAGFYTGIKWSLISVNASENIRYLLCNADEMEPGTYKDRLLMEQLPHLLIEGILIAAFAIRANRSYIFLRGEYVNAAANLQRAIIEANKAGLLGKNILGSEFDLELFLHTGAGRYICGEETALLNSLEGRRAIPRSKPPFPATIGVWGKPTCVNNVETLCNVPAILEYGLKWYKSINKGMSNDTGTKLMGFSGRVKKPGLWELPFGITAREILEDYAGGIADGMTLKAWQPGGASTGFLTPDYLDIPMDFEHLIQAGSRLGTALAIAVDDKINMVSLTRNIEEFFARESCGWCTPCRDGLPWSVKLLRALEDKQGQPEDINILEQLCTLLAPGKTFCAHAPGAIEPLKSALKYFRGEFEAGISDENLSNVRKIKGIQNNSLNI from the coding sequence ATGAAAATTATTAGACAACCGGAAATTAGTCCTTTAACTTGGCGTCTACGTGATGACCATCAGCCAGTCTGGCTCGATGAATATAAGAGCAAAAATGGTTATGTTGGCGCACATAAGGCCCTTAAACAGACCCCAGACGAAATTATTTCGTTAATCAAAAATTCTGGCTTAAAAGGACGCGGAGGGGCGGGTTTTTATACTGGTATAAAATGGAGTTTAATTTCTGTAAATGCTTCGGAGAATATCCGCTACCTATTATGTAATGCTGACGAGATGGAACCTGGTACTTATAAAGACCGTCTTTTAATGGAACAACTACCTCATTTACTTATAGAAGGAATACTTATAGCAGCTTTTGCCATTCGAGCTAATCGTAGTTATATTTTCTTACGTGGTGAATATGTAAATGCTGCAGCAAATCTACAACGCGCTATCATAGAAGCAAATAAAGCGGGATTACTCGGGAAAAATATTTTAGGCAGTGAGTTTGACTTAGAATTATTCTTACACACAGGTGCTGGACGTTATATCTGTGGAGAAGAAACGGCACTACTAAATTCGCTTGAGGGACGTCGTGCTATTCCACGTTCGAAACCGCCTTTTCCCGCTACTATTGGAGTGTGGGGAAAACCAACGTGTGTTAATAATGTAGAAACATTATGTAATGTTCCCGCAATATTAGAGTACGGCCTAAAATGGTATAAAAGTATAAATAAAGGTATGAGTAATGATACCGGTACTAAGCTAATGGGTTTTTCTGGAAGGGTAAAAAAACCAGGCTTATGGGAGCTACCATTTGGGATCACAGCTCGCGAAATATTAGAGGATTATGCTGGTGGTATTGCTGATGGTATGACGCTCAAAGCTTGGCAGCCAGGTGGAGCAAGTACAGGATTTTTAACGCCAGATTACCTAGATATTCCAATGGATTTTGAACATCTAATTCAAGCAGGTAGCCGTCTAGGGACAGCATTAGCTATTGCTGTAGATGATAAAATCAATATGGTATCATTAACACGTAATATTGAGGAATTTTTTGCTCGCGAATCCTGTGGTTGGTGTACACCATGCCGAGATGGTTTGCCATGGAGTGTAAAGTTATTACGTGCACTAGAGGATAAACAAGGACAGCCTGAAGATATCAATATTCTTGAACAATTATGTACGTTACTTGCTCCAGGTAAAACTTTCTGTGCTCATGCTCCAGGGGCAATAGAACCACTAAAAAGTGCTTTGAAATATTTTCGCGGCGAATTTGAAGCTGGTATTTCTGATGAAAATCTAAGTAATGTGCGTAAGATTAAAGGAATACAAAATAATTCTTTGAATATTTAA
- the nuoH gene encoding NADH-quinone oxidoreductase subunit NuoH has protein sequence MLHLRYEYLLAIVKAIVTLLSVVTIGAYMSFFERRLLGLFQHRYGPNRVGWGGSLQLLADTIKILFKEDWIPPFADRIIFTLAPIIAFTSLLLVFAIMPISPNWVVIELNIGILFFLMMAGISVYAILLGGWSSNNKYSLLGAMRAAAQTLSYEVFLGLSIMGVVAQAGSFNISTIVADQTHIWNIVPQFFGFITFYLAGLAICHRHPFDQPESEQELADGYHIEYSGMKFGLFFIGEYISLVTISALTITLFFGGWQGPWLPPYIWFIIKTTVFIIIFILIRAALPRPRYDQVMILGWTICLPLTLMNLLVTAIVILYNT, from the coding sequence ATGCTTCATCTTAGGTATGAATACCTCCTAGCGATAGTCAAGGCTATAGTAACTTTACTATCAGTAGTTACTATAGGTGCTTATATGAGTTTTTTTGAACGACGTTTACTCGGTTTGTTTCAGCATCGTTATGGACCAAACAGAGTTGGATGGGGTGGATCACTACAGTTATTAGCAGATACAATTAAAATTCTGTTTAAAGAAGACTGGATCCCACCTTTTGCAGACAGAATTATTTTTACCTTAGCACCAATAATTGCTTTTACCTCGCTATTACTAGTTTTTGCTATTATGCCAATTAGTCCTAATTGGGTTGTAATTGAGCTAAATATTGGCATACTTTTTTTCTTAATGATGGCCGGCATATCAGTATATGCCATCCTTTTAGGAGGATGGTCGAGCAATAATAAATACTCCTTATTAGGAGCAATGCGTGCAGCGGCTCAAACTTTGAGCTACGAAGTTTTTCTTGGTTTATCTATCATGGGAGTTGTTGCACAGGCGGGTTCGTTTAATATAAGTACTATCGTAGCAGATCAAACACATATATGGAATATAGTACCACAGTTCTTTGGTTTTATAACCTTTTATTTAGCTGGTTTAGCAATTTGTCACCGTCATCCGTTTGATCAACCAGAATCAGAGCAGGAACTTGCCGACGGTTATCATATAGAATATTCTGGAATGAAATTCGGGCTATTTTTTATAGGTGAGTACATTAGTCTTGTTACTATCTCGGCGTTAACTATTACACTATTTTTTGGTGGATGGCAAGGACCATGGTTACCACCTTACATTTGGTTTATAATTAAAACGACTGTCTTTATTATTATCTTCATATTAATACGTGCGGCTTTACCACGTCCGCGTTATGATCAAGTAATGATTCTTGGTTGGACAATTTGTTTGCCACTAACGTTAATGAACTTATTAGTTACTGCAATAGTAATTCTATATAACACCTAA
- the nuoI gene encoding NADH-quinone oxidoreductase subunit NuoI, translated as MTLKQLVTGCYTILRSIWMIGMQAFNKRETQMYPDIPIYQTSRFRGRIVLTCDPDGYERCVACNLCAVACPVDCISLQKTESKEGRWYPEFFRINFSRCIFCGLCEEACPTTAIQLTPDFEMAEFKRQDLVYEKEDLLIRGPGKYPEYNFYRMAGIACNDKLKGHAENETRPINVKDLLP; from the coding sequence ATGACATTAAAACAATTAGTCACGGGTTGTTATACTATATTGCGTAGTATCTGGATGATAGGTATGCAAGCGTTTAATAAACGTGAAACCCAAATGTATCCTGATATACCTATATATCAAACATCACGTTTTCGTGGTCGTATTGTCTTAACTTGTGATCCAGATGGATATGAGCGCTGTGTAGCCTGTAATCTATGTGCCGTTGCTTGTCCCGTAGACTGTATCTCTTTACAAAAAACAGAGAGCAAAGAAGGACGATGGTACCCAGAATTTTTTCGTATTAACTTTTCCCGATGTATATTTTGTGGTTTATGTGAGGAAGCTTGTCCTACTACTGCTATTCAACTTACCCCAGATTTTGAAATGGCTGAATTTAAACGACAAGACCTTGTATATGAAAAAGAAGATCTCTTAATTAGAGGCCCAGGTAAATATCCGGAATATAATTTCTATCGCATGGCTGGGATAGCCTGTAATGATAAGCTAAAAGGACATGCAGAGAACGAAACTCGACCAATTAATGTTAAAGATCTTTTACCCTAA